From one Triticum aestivum cultivar Chinese Spring chromosome 4B, IWGSC CS RefSeq v2.1, whole genome shotgun sequence genomic stretch:
- the LOC123092240 gene encoding probable galacturonosyltransferase 7, producing the protein MKATAPPAKRRRGPRLAVLALVFCSLLVPIAFLFNRFPAVYVTDERPQQEVTLPSFDRLVVERDRIVHQVPRQGGRDVNAETEVTQDVHGKNSKGNIDLHHQIDTEHKVKVLPPPKIEQVKPVPVPVPPRKDFSDNMRRPRVPSADELEKAKACQLEFGSYCLWSIEHKEVMKDAIVKKLKDQLFVARSYYPSIAKLKGKEALTRELKQNIQEHERVLSESIVDADLPSFIKKKIERMDRAIARAKSCTVDCNNVDKKLRQILHMTDDEAHFHMKQSAYLYNLGVHTMPKSHHCLNMRLTVEYFKSTTLDSDDSPVHKFNVPDHRHYVILSKNVLAASVVINSSVSSSEETRNVVFHVLTDAQNFYAMKHWFSRNAYRESAVNVINYEHIILESLPDFSMQQLYMPEEFRVFISSFERPTEKSRMEYLSVFSHSHFFIPEIFKDLKKVIVLDDDVIVQRDLSFLWNLDMGDKVNAAVKFCGLRLGQLRNLLGEAMYDPQSCAWMSGLNVINLEKWREYNVTENYLQLLEKFRNNDDEASLRAAALPISLLSFQNLVYPLDERLTLSGLGYQYGIEEKVIRTSASLHYNGNMKPWLELGIPNYRKYWKRFLARDERFMDECNVSP; encoded by the exons ATGAAGGCGACTGCGCCGCCGGCGAAGAGGCGGAGGGGCCCGCGGCTGGCGGTGCTGGCGCTCGTCTTCTGCTCGCTGCTCGTACCGATCGCCTTCCTTTTCAACCGCTTCCCCGCCG TGTACGTGACGGATGAGCGCCCCCAACAG GAGGTTACTTTGCCTTCATTCGATCGCTTAGTGGTAGAAAGAGACAGGATTGTACATCAAGTGCCGCGGCAGGGTGGTAGAGATGTGAACGCAGAGACAGAGGTTACTCAG GATGTGCACGGAAAGAATTCCAAGGGCAATATAGACTTGCATCACCAAATTGATACTGAACATAAAGTTAAAG TTCTCCCCCCACCAAAAATTGAACAAGTGAAGCCAGTACCAGTTCCAGTTCCACCCAGAAAA GATTTCAGTGACAACATGAGACGTCCCAGGGTCCCAAGTGCTGATGAATTGGAGAAGGCTAAGGCTTGTCAACTTGAATTCGGGAGTTACTGTCTCTGGTCCATTGAACACAAAGAAGTTATGAAAGATGCCATTGTAAAAAAACTAAAAGATCAGCTATTTGTGGCTCGATCTTACTACCCGAGCATTGCCAAACTTAAAGGAAAGGAGGCACTGACTCGTGAATTGAAGCAGAATATCCAAGAACATGAAAGGGTTCTAAGTGAATCCATTGTTGATGCTGATCTACCATCCTT CATAAAAAAGAAGATAGAGAGGATGGACCGTGCAATAGCAAGAGCCAAATCATGCACTGTGGATTGTAACAATGTTGACAAAAAGCTTCGCCAGATACTTCATATGACGGACGATGAAGCTCATTTTCATATGAAGCAGAGTGCCTACTTATACAACCTTGGTGTTCACACGATGCCCAAAAGTCATCACTGTCTTAATATGAGGTTGACAGTAGAATATTTTAAATCAACTACATTGGATTCAGATGACTCTCCTGTCCATAAGTTTAATGTTCCAGATCATAGGCACTACGTTATATTATCTAAAAATGTGCTTGCCGCTTCCGTTGTCATCAACTCATCTGTTAGTAGTTCTGAG GAGACCAGGAATGTAGTCTTTCATGTACTAACCGATGCTCAAAATTTCTATGCAATGAAGCATTGGTTTTCAAGAAATGCCTACAGAGAATCAGCTGTCAATGTCATTAACTACGAGCATATTATTTTGGAGAGTTTGCCAGATTTCAGCATGCAGCAGTTGTATATGCCTGAGGAATTCCGTGTTTTCATCAGTAGCTTTGAGCGACCTACCGAGAAATCTAGAATGGAGTATTTATCAGTGTTTAGTCACTCACATTTCTTTATTCCGGAAATATTTAAAGATTTAAAGAAGGTgattgtgttggatgatgatgtCATTGTTCAACGTGATCTCTctttcttgtggaatcttgatatGGGAGATAAGGTAAATGCCGCAGTCAAGTTTTGTGGCCTGAGACTGGGCCAACTAAGAAACCTTCTCGGCGAGGCAATGTACGATCCCCAGTCATGTGCATGGATGTCTGGGTTGAATGTCATTAATTTGGAAAAATGGAGAGAGTATAATGTTACAGAGAATTACCTGCAACTCCTGGAAAAG TTCCGGAACAATGACGATGAGGCCTCACTACGAGCTGCAGCTTTACCTATAAGCTTGCTTTCCTTCCAGAATCTTGTATATCCTCTTGATGAGAGGTTGACTTTATCTGGGCTTGGCTATCAGTACGGAATTGAAGAAAAAGTGATCCGAACTTCTGCATCGTTGCATTACAATGGTAATATGAAACCTTGGCTTGAATTGGGTATACCAAATTACAGGAAGTACTGGAAGAGGTTTCTGGCACGAGATGAGCGATTCATGGACGAGTGCAATGTAAGTCCATAG